The Desulfobotulus mexicanus genome has a segment encoding these proteins:
- a CDS encoding cupin domain-containing protein — MTAEIFPEPIRKLPKADIPLNGITAYLSQSDTHQILFMQFDKDTDLPEHSHGAQVGIVLEGKIELVMDGIQQTFTKEDRYHIPEGVRHSGKIYAGYADISFFNEPDRYGTK, encoded by the coding sequence ATGACAGCGGAAATTTTCCCCGAACCCATCAGAAAGCTTCCCAAAGCGGATATCCCGCTGAACGGCATCACCGCATATCTGTCTCAGTCCGACACCCATCAGATTCTTTTCATGCAGTTTGATAAGGATACGGATCTGCCCGAGCATAGCCACGGAGCTCAGGTGGGCATTGTTCTGGAAGGAAAAATAGAACTTGTGATGGATGGCATCCAGCAGACTTTCACGAAAGAAGACCGCTATCATATTCCGGAAGGCGTCAGGCATTCCGGCAAAATATACGCCGGTTACGCAGACATAAGCTTTTTCAATGAACCCGACAGGTATGGCACAAAATGA
- a CDS encoding methyl-accepting chemotaxis protein, whose amino-acid sequence MINIQYKIKFVLWTCILIVIGFFAYKTVTGDIQGPEKIKSLTYVILVLFGMNIILLKYNHSKQRLIFYLEGSLDALPFPVTTTDMKMKWVFINKTTETLLVRQNLDKKSVIGKHCSNWKADICETENCGVHCLRKGKQTTNYIQEYADAPSTYMQVDTHYIKDDSGKKIGHVELVTNVDSLKQLSETAKILTPSSESLLDVAKQLEQNSVATSQRSDSVAVASEEMSSSMQSMSSAMEETTMNMNHIASAVEEMNVTINEIAKNSENARTITSRAVEQGQNASIQVKSLGESAKKIAMVTEVISEISEQTNLLALNATIESARAGEAGKGFSVVAAEIKELAKQTSNATKEIKQTVEGIQTSTDGTVSEIEKISAVIIQINDVVTSIASAVEEQSVTSHEMSKNIMEASSRVADINDNIIQSSSVSSEIAKDISVVNESANKISKSSSELSSNAEKLNSLAKKLATMVKVI is encoded by the coding sequence ATGATAAATATTCAGTATAAAATTAAATTTGTCCTATGGACCTGTATTTTAATTGTTATAGGTTTCTTTGCTTATAAAACAGTCACAGGAGACATACAAGGCCCTGAAAAGATTAAAAGTTTAACTTATGTTATACTTGTATTGTTTGGAATGAATATTATACTTTTGAAGTATAACCATAGTAAGCAACGCTTGATTTTTTACTTAGAAGGCTCCCTGGATGCGTTACCATTTCCAGTAACAACAACTGATATGAAAATGAAATGGGTATTTATTAACAAGACAACCGAAACTTTACTGGTCCGTCAAAATTTAGATAAAAAAAGTGTTATTGGTAAACATTGCTCAAATTGGAAAGCAGATATTTGTGAAACAGAAAACTGTGGGGTGCACTGCCTTCGAAAAGGAAAACAAACAACTAATTACATTCAAGAATATGCTGATGCCCCCAGTACCTACATGCAAGTTGATACACACTATATAAAAGATGATAGCGGAAAGAAAATTGGACACGTAGAGCTGGTAACTAACGTAGACTCATTAAAACAATTGTCAGAAACAGCTAAGATATTAACTCCATCTTCAGAATCTCTTCTTGATGTAGCAAAACAACTCGAACAAAATTCTGTTGCAACTTCACAAAGATCCGATTCCGTAGCTGTTGCTTCTGAAGAAATGAGCTCCAGTATGCAATCTATGTCCAGCGCTATGGAAGAAACAACGATGAATATGAACCATATAGCTTCGGCGGTGGAGGAAATGAATGTAACTATTAATGAAATAGCAAAAAATTCTGAAAATGCCCGCACAATTACAAGTCGTGCTGTAGAACAAGGTCAAAATGCATCCATTCAAGTAAAATCCCTTGGAGAGTCAGCTAAGAAAATTGCTATGGTTACAGAGGTCATATCAGAAATATCTGAGCAAACAAACCTGTTAGCTTTAAATGCTACAATTGAATCGGCTAGAGCAGGAGAGGCGGGGAAAGGATTTTCTGTTGTTGCAGCAGAGATAAAAGAACTTGCCAAACAAACCTCTAATGCAACCAAGGAAATAAAACAAACCGTCGAAGGAATTCAGACATCAACCGATGGGACAGTCTCAGAAATAGAAAAAATATCAGCTGTTATAATTCAAATTAATGATGTTGTTACTTCTATTGCATCTGCCGTTGAAGAGCAGTCAGTTACAAGTCATGAAATGTCAAAAAATATAATGGAAGCCTCTTCTCGGGTAGCAGACATAAATGATAATATAATTCAGAGTTCTTCAGTTTCTTCAGAAATTGCAAAAGATATTTCAGTAGTAAATGAGTCAGCAAATAAAATATCAAAAAGCAGTTCTGAGTTATCCTCAAATGCAGAAAAGCTTAATTCTTTAGCTAAAAAACTGGCTACTATGGTTAAAGTTATATGA
- a CDS encoding carboxymuconolactone decarboxylase family protein, giving the protein MSEQILKYEEKMLELFELTKTQMPDLTEAYYGSVKNAVYGEGALGIKNKRLISLAIGIQDGCKDCMISQTSKALDSGATIAEIFEVCAISVSMGGTLAWSKVLIVADYLQERGMIKPAS; this is encoded by the coding sequence ATGAGTGAACAGATTCTTAAATATGAAGAAAAAATGCTGGAATTATTTGAATTAACAAAGACACAAATGCCCGACCTTACCGAAGCCTACTATGGCTCTGTAAAAAATGCCGTATATGGTGAAGGTGCATTGGGCATAAAGAACAAGAGACTAATTTCTTTGGCTATTGGCATTCAGGATGGTTGTAAGGACTGTATGATTTCACAAACATCCAAGGCATTGGATTCCGGTGCAACCATAGCAGAAATTTTTGAAGTTTGTGCAATCAGTGTCAGCATGGGAGGTACACTCGCATGGAGTAAAGTATTAATTGTTGCTGATTATCTTCAGGAAAGGGGAATGATAAAGCCTGCATCATAA
- a CDS encoding carcinine hydrolase/isopenicillin-N N-acyltransferase family protein, producing MNGVSLKLGCSAFCLRNGSDTWIARNLDVPFTNGHILTNLRGISKQSIIQNHLFPAHWISRWGSLTINLLGADFPMGGINECGLVIEHLWMPGTEYPDHRGCKALLEFEWIQFMLDTCTSVEDVRIQAEQLTIPSDRVEMHFLLADSSGNYALLEFRNGKPLFYTGSFFQTSVVTNSWYDESLRYMSSFAGFGGESTPSRTSTESLDRFARLACAIYNKTTAIPINIPDSAMSLLDSVIDDTLLSVVFHPQSGCMTFKTSQNDKQRTLKTADFDFSPDAHHMMLDIHAETDTMENFNAEKIILKMQDIFSIGQDFLRLDAYQNLMISRQKQISTTRYSSS from the coding sequence ATGAATGGAGTTTCATTGAAACTTGGTTGTTCAGCTTTTTGCCTTCGGAATGGCTCTGATACATGGATTGCCCGTAACCTTGATGTCCCTTTTACGAACGGCCACATCCTTACCAACTTGCGTGGAATATCGAAACAGAGCATTATTCAGAACCATCTATTCCCGGCACACTGGATAAGTCGTTGGGGTAGCCTGACTATAAACCTTCTTGGTGCTGATTTTCCAATGGGAGGCATCAATGAATGTGGACTCGTCATCGAACATCTCTGGATGCCCGGTACCGAATATCCCGACCACCGCGGATGCAAAGCTCTGTTGGAATTTGAATGGATACAATTCATGCTAGACACCTGTACCAGCGTGGAGGATGTCCGTATTCAGGCCGAACAATTGACAATTCCATCGGATCGTGTGGAAATGCATTTTTTGTTGGCCGATAGCTCAGGAAATTACGCATTACTTGAGTTCCGCAATGGGAAACCACTTTTTTATACGGGTTCTTTTTTTCAGACATCAGTTGTAACCAATAGCTGGTATGATGAATCTCTCCGATATATGTCTTCTTTTGCAGGTTTTGGGGGAGAATCCACGCCGTCTCGGACATCAACGGAATCCCTCGACCGCTTTGCTCGTCTGGCATGTGCCATATATAATAAAACTACCGCTATCCCTATCAACATTCCCGATTCAGCAATGTCTCTTTTAGACTCTGTCATTGACGACACCCTACTTAGCGTAGTTTTTCACCCCCAGTCTGGATGCATGACCTTCAAGACAAGCCAGAACGACAAACAACGAACATTGAAAACCGCAGATTTTGATTTTTCACCTGATGCTCACCACATGATGCTTGATATCCATGCAGAGACAGACACTATGGAAAATTTTAATGCTGAAAAAATAATTTTAAAAATGCAGGATATTTTTTCAATTGGACAAGACTTTCTACGTTTGGATGCTTACCAGAACCTTATGATAAGCCGACAAAAACAAATTTCAACTACAAGGTATTCAAGTTCCTGA
- a CDS encoding histidine kinase dimerization/phospho-acceptor domain-containing protein, with product MSRQALKERLASGLMKSEMISLAQSRFIARAGYEIRNPMNGIIGMSALLLSTDLDEDQLECVEFITMCAYELLDIVNCFNELIHQDFLSTKE from the coding sequence ATGTCGAGACAGGCACTGAAAGAAAGGCTGGCATCCGGCCTTATGAAAAGCGAAATGATAAGCCTGGCCCAAAGCCGTTTCATTGCAAGGGCAGGATATGAAATCCGCAATCCCATGAATGGCATTATAGGTATGTCTGCACTGCTTTTAAGTACGGATCTTGATGAAGACCAGCTTGAATGTGTAGAATTCATAACGATGTGTGCCTACGAACTACTGGACATAGTAAATTGTTTTAATGAACTGATTCATCAGGATTTCCTGTCTACGAAAGAATAA
- a CDS encoding methyl-accepting chemotaxis protein has product MKSVNIRSIGFRIFAMAILSVLLPLLVVGTLAITRSTAALTENAAENTMGVAQDLANLMDNLLFAEMRLCESMSDQSLVQELLYAAREKGVEASRPEALALFENLKESRMSANHQGVFVADAKGELLTGILENGKEYIGFNIANNNEFKRAMSSRETTIGHVFISAATGNLVMPINTPIYSRNGDFLGVFATVIKAGYLTEIVASRTLGRTGYGYMLNEKGVVLAHPNQKLVLETDINNIPEMQHIAREMFKGQPGANSYVFQGVRKMAGFAPVKNTGWVVSATQDHVEFLSSAVGVRNILIIVILVSLALVGLVVTFVVRSIVSPINAAVAGLKDIAEGEGDLTMRLKINTRDEVGELARWFNTFVEKLQGIIRDIGSGVHTLSSSATQLSAIAEETSKGVQDVSERSTNVAAASEEISSTIDMAAASLEESSSNTNLLATASEEMSATISEIAQNAGKARSISSDAADRAANMSDHMGSLKTAANAIGKVIETITDISEQVNLLALNATIEAARAGDAGKGFAVVANEIKELARQTASATQDIREKIEDIQNTTVTTVKEVGDITKVINEVSDVVGNIAAAVEQQSTAASEVAANVAQVSRGIESAHEGASQNATVIQETAKDIAGITHAMGEMKNKGLQVSESAGELSKLSVTLQKLVAQFKF; this is encoded by the coding sequence ATGAAGTCCGTAAATATCCGATCCATTGGTTTCCGTATTTTTGCAATGGCCATCCTCTCCGTTCTTCTGCCCCTTCTGGTGGTGGGTACCCTTGCCATCACAAGATCCACCGCAGCACTTACAGAAAACGCCGCCGAAAATACCATGGGTGTTGCCCAGGACCTTGCCAATCTCATGGACAACCTTCTTTTTGCAGAAATGCGTCTTTGTGAATCCATGTCAGACCAGAGTCTTGTTCAGGAACTGCTTTACGCAGCAAGGGAAAAGGGTGTGGAAGCTTCTAGGCCAGAGGCACTGGCACTTTTTGAAAACCTGAAGGAAAGCCGGATGTCAGCCAACCATCAGGGCGTTTTTGTGGCCGATGCCAAGGGTGAACTGCTGACGGGTATCCTTGAAAACGGCAAAGAATACATTGGCTTCAATATTGCCAATAATAACGAATTCAAAAGAGCGATGTCCTCCCGTGAAACCACCATAGGCCATGTATTTATCTCTGCGGCCACAGGCAATCTGGTAATGCCCATCAACACCCCGATCTATTCAAGAAATGGTGATTTTCTGGGTGTATTTGCAACGGTGATCAAGGCTGGCTACCTCACGGAGATTGTAGCCAGCCGCACACTGGGAAGAACGGGATACGGCTACATGCTCAATGAAAAAGGCGTTGTTCTGGCCCATCCCAACCAGAAACTTGTCCTTGAAACGGATATCAACAATATTCCTGAAATGCAGCACATCGCCAGAGAAATGTTCAAGGGACAGCCAGGAGCCAACAGTTATGTTTTTCAGGGTGTTCGCAAAATGGCGGGTTTTGCTCCTGTAAAAAATACAGGCTGGGTGGTTTCCGCAACCCAGGATCATGTGGAATTCCTTTCAAGTGCCGTGGGTGTACGTAACATTCTTATTATAGTTATTCTTGTCTCCCTTGCCCTTGTGGGCCTTGTTGTCACCTTTGTGGTCCGCTCCATTGTTTCTCCCATCAATGCGGCTGTGGCTGGTCTGAAGGATATTGCCGAGGGCGAGGGAGACCTCACCATGCGTCTTAAAATCAATACCAGAGATGAAGTCGGGGAGCTGGCACGCTGGTTTAATACCTTTGTGGAAAAACTGCAGGGAATTATCCGGGACATAGGCAGTGGTGTACATACCCTGTCTTCTTCAGCCACCCAGCTTTCTGCCATTGCCGAAGAAACCAGCAAGGGGGTTCAGGATGTGTCGGAAAGAAGCACTAATGTAGCTGCAGCTTCCGAAGAGATCAGCAGCACCATTGATATGGCAGCAGCTTCTTTGGAAGAATCATCCAGCAACACCAACCTTCTGGCAACGGCATCCGAAGAAATGTCCGCCACCATATCAGAGATTGCCCAGAATGCGGGCAAAGCAAGGAGTATTTCCAGTGATGCCGCAGACCGTGCCGCCAACATGTCCGATCATATGGGAAGTCTTAAAACCGCAGCCAATGCGATAGGCAAGGTAATTGAAACAATTACGGATATTTCTGAACAGGTGAATCTGCTGGCCCTCAACGCAACAATAGAAGCTGCAAGAGCAGGAGATGCTGGCAAGGGTTTTGCAGTAGTCGCCAATGAAATAAAAGAACTTGCCCGGCAGACGGCCAGTGCCACTCAGGATATCAGGGAAAAAATTGAGGATATACAGAACACCACCGTCACCACGGTTAAGGAAGTTGGTGATATTACAAAGGTCATCAATGAGGTCAGTGATGTGGTGGGCAACATAGCCGCAGCCGTGGAGCAGCAGTCCACTGCTGCCAGCGAGGTGGCAGCTAACGTGGCCCAGGTTTCACGAGGAATTGAATCGGCCCATGAAGGGGCCAGCCAGAACGCAACTGTGATTCAGGAAACGGCAAAGGACATCGCTGGCATCACCCACGCCATGGGAGAAATGAAAAACAAAGGACTTCAGGTCAGTGAGAGTGCCGGAGAACTTTCAAAGCTTTCAGTAACCCTTCAGAAGCTGGTAGCCCAGTTTAAATTTTAA
- a CDS encoding chemotaxis protein CheW, with the protein MSEDQTRQTGSLRVNVHLLDSLMTLAGELVLSRNQLSQSISTSNSRAVEVAGQRIDMITSELQEAIMRTRMQPIANIFDKFSRIVRDLSLSLDKKIDLSIHGNEVELDKTIIEAIQDPLTHLLRNAVDHGIEKPEIRLQKNKPEAGIIKLRAFHEAGQVNIEIEDDGKGMDPEAIASSALNKGMVTETELLTMGTREKINLIFLPGFSTAQQLTDVSGRGVGMDVVKTNLDRLGGIVDIESAMDKGTRIRIKLPLTLAIIPSQIISVGRERYAIPQVNLNELIRIPAAQVKERIEKVGNAPVLRLRGVLLPILNLAEVLGIPRTYKDPVTGEEKPDRRTNIADRRSPDLSSRVPENHKSDLSEELQPRKNKDRRYRAESAIHIAVVSTGAFSYGLLVDGLMDSEEIVVKPLGRHLKDCKGYSGATIMGDGRVALILDVASLAVMAALSSADSSASHNHQMHTDKIKSMKEDKTALLLFRNGEHGQCAVPLDLVERIERIRAADIEYAGGRRVLQYRGGSLPLHELTECTSLDPICVNEQVEVIVFRIDGREMGLMVNGPVDAVEVTIEMDQRTLKQPGIMGSIIVGGRTTLMVDIFTLVRTLLGSTVDL; encoded by the coding sequence ATGTCCGAAGATCAGACCCGACAAACAGGCTCCCTCAGGGTAAATGTACACCTTCTGGACAGTCTCATGACACTGGCCGGAGAGCTGGTTTTAAGCCGCAACCAGCTCTCTCAGAGTATCTCCACCAGCAATTCCAGAGCCGTTGAAGTGGCAGGACAGCGCATTGACATGATCACATCCGAGTTGCAGGAAGCCATCATGCGCACACGCATGCAGCCCATTGCCAATATTTTTGATAAGTTCAGCCGTATTGTCCGGGATCTCTCCCTTTCCCTTGATAAAAAAATTGACCTTTCAATCCATGGCAATGAAGTGGAGCTGGATAAAACCATCATAGAGGCCATTCAGGACCCCCTCACCCATCTTCTGAGAAATGCCGTGGATCACGGCATTGAAAAGCCAGAAATCCGCCTGCAAAAAAACAAACCGGAAGCAGGTATCATTAAGCTGAGGGCTTTTCATGAAGCAGGTCAAGTAAATATTGAAATAGAAGATGATGGCAAGGGGATGGACCCTGAAGCCATTGCCTCATCTGCTCTGAACAAGGGGATGGTTACTGAAACAGAACTTCTAACTATGGGGACAAGGGAAAAAATCAATCTTATTTTTCTCCCCGGATTTTCCACAGCCCAACAGCTTACAGATGTGTCAGGCCGTGGAGTCGGCATGGATGTGGTGAAAACCAACCTTGACCGGCTGGGTGGCATTGTTGACATCGAATCTGCTATGGATAAAGGTACCCGCATCCGTATCAAACTTCCCCTGACCCTTGCCATCATCCCCAGCCAGATTATTTCTGTGGGCAGAGAACGCTATGCCATCCCCCAGGTCAATCTCAATGAATTGATCCGTATTCCTGCGGCACAGGTGAAAGAACGCATTGAAAAGGTAGGCAATGCCCCGGTTCTCCGGCTCAGGGGTGTACTGCTTCCCATACTGAATCTGGCTGAAGTACTGGGCATCCCCCGCACCTACAAAGACCCCGTTACCGGAGAAGAAAAACCCGACCGCAGAACCAATATTGCAGACCGCAGGTCTCCGGACTTGAGCAGCCGGGTTCCGGAAAACCATAAGTCTGACCTGTCTGAAGAACTGCAACCAAGAAAAAATAAAGACCGTCGGTACAGAGCAGAAAGCGCCATACATATAGCCGTGGTCTCCACAGGTGCTTTCAGTTACGGACTTCTTGTGGATGGATTAATGGATTCTGAAGAAATTGTGGTAAAACCCTTAGGCCGACACCTTAAAGACTGCAAAGGATATTCTGGTGCCACCATCATGGGAGACGGGCGTGTTGCCTTGATTCTGGATGTGGCCTCTCTTGCGGTGATGGCAGCCCTTTCTTCAGCTGACAGCTCTGCCAGCCATAATCATCAGATGCATACCGATAAAATTAAAAGCATGAAGGAAGACAAAACAGCCCTGCTTCTTTTCCGTAATGGAGAACATGGGCAATGCGCCGTACCTCTGGATCTTGTGGAACGCATTGAACGCATCAGGGCAGCAGATATCGAGTATGCGGGAGGCAGAAGGGTGCTGCAGTACAGGGGAGGCTCGCTGCCCCTGCATGAGCTCACAGAATGCACCAGCCTTGATCCCATCTGTGTAAATGAACAAGTGGAAGTCATTGTTTTCCGGATAGATGGCAGGGAAATGGGCCTGATGGTCAATGGACCTGTGGATGCGGTGGAAGTTACCATTGAGATGGATCAGCGTACCCTGAAACAGCCGGGCATCATGGGTTCCATTATTGTGGGCGGACGCACCACCCTTATGGTGGATATTTTCACTCTGGTCCGGACCCTTCTGGGCAGTACTGTTGATTTATAA
- a CDS encoding chemotaxis protein CheW, whose product MAAPSILELATFYVGETLCGIDILNIKEMNNHTEITPVPGSEDWLVGVMNLRGRILTVMDMGLRLGLLPVKDSRTLVVGYEDEHLGLLVGKIEDVVIADSLKIEPPPSNLSGVQGRFFKGVFKTDKKLIGLLDLKTILET is encoded by the coding sequence ATGGCAGCCCCATCCATTCTGGAACTTGCCACATTCTATGTGGGAGAAACCCTCTGCGGCATTGATATTTTAAACATTAAGGAGATGAACAACCATACGGAGATTACACCAGTACCCGGTTCTGAGGACTGGCTCGTAGGAGTCATGAATCTCCGGGGCCGCATTCTTACTGTGATGGACATGGGCCTCAGGCTGGGTCTTCTGCCCGTAAAAGACAGCCGAACCCTTGTGGTGGGGTATGAGGATGAACATCTGGGCCTGCTGGTGGGAAAAATTGAAGATGTGGTCATTGCGGACTCCTTGAAAATTGAGCCTCCACCCTCCAATCTGAGTGGGGTACAGGGCCGTTTTTTTAAAGGTGTATTTAAAACGGATAAAAAGCTCATTGGTCTGCTGGATCTGAAAACCATACTGGAAACATGA
- a CDS encoding bifunctional GNAT family N-acetyltransferase/class I SAM-dependent methyltransferase — translation MIRQWNGIMPLVIEEAERPEQYDAGAGLFKEYAVFLGFDLEFQGFTDELENLPSMYGPPNGFLLLAKMEETYVGCVALRPIAPGMGEMKRMYVLKPYQGKGIGKALTEAFLTRAASLAYQAVRLDSVARLGSALRLYKDCGFKEIEPYCFNPYPDVVFMEYRFPPPIPSQSSMENPWLHIPASDYEGHMALPEVNQLSFLEEVFKQSLGACNSRSVACLGCSTGNGFRHIRRESTEVLDAIDINPEYLKILQQRYTDTLPCLRTIEADLNTFENHGQKYSLIFAGLIFEYLSPDPLLKKISKWLEDEGQMVAVLQLHDEYIKKVSETPYDSLKQLAPHMHLISEEKFRIMAEENGLKEMTGKIRELKSGKKFYIGIFGKKGYIF, via the coding sequence ATGATTCGGCAATGGAATGGAATCATGCCCCTTGTAATTGAAGAAGCAGAACGACCGGAACAGTATGATGCTGGCGCAGGACTTTTTAAAGAATATGCGGTATTTCTCGGCTTTGACCTGGAGTTTCAAGGTTTTACCGATGAACTGGAGAATCTTCCATCCATGTATGGACCGCCCAATGGCTTTCTGCTGCTGGCGAAGATGGAAGAAACTTATGTGGGATGCGTTGCACTAAGGCCAATCGCTCCGGGTATGGGAGAAATGAAGCGCATGTATGTCCTTAAACCCTATCAGGGCAAAGGAATTGGTAAAGCCCTGACGGAGGCCTTCCTTACCAGAGCAGCAAGCCTTGCTTATCAGGCCGTACGTCTGGACAGTGTTGCCAGACTTGGGTCTGCGCTGCGGCTTTACAAAGACTGCGGGTTTAAAGAAATTGAACCCTACTGTTTTAATCCTTATCCCGATGTTGTATTTATGGAGTACAGATTTCCCCCACCCATACCATCACAAAGCAGCATGGAGAATCCATGGCTGCATATTCCGGCGTCGGATTATGAGGGCCACATGGCTCTTCCGGAAGTCAATCAGCTATCCTTTCTGGAAGAAGTTTTCAAGCAATCCCTTGGTGCCTGCAACAGCCGTTCTGTGGCATGTCTTGGCTGCTCCACGGGAAACGGCTTCCGCCATATCCGAAGGGAAAGTACAGAGGTCCTGGATGCCATTGACATCAACCCGGAATATTTAAAAATTCTCCAGCAACGCTACACCGATACGCTTCCATGTCTGCGGACCATAGAAGCGGACCTCAATACCTTTGAAAATCATGGGCAGAAATATTCACTCATTTTTGCAGGGCTGATCTTTGAATACCTGTCCCCTGACCCCCTGCTGAAAAAAATCAGCAAATGGCTTGAAGACGAAGGTCAGATGGTTGCCGTACTTCAACTGCATGACGAATACATCAAAAAAGTCTCAGAAACGCCCTATGACAGCCTGAAACAACTCGCTCCCCACATGCATCTGATTTCCGAAGAAAAATTCAGAATAATGGCGGAAGAAAACGGATTAAAGGAAATGACGGGAAAAATCAGGGAACTGAAAAGCGGGAAAAAATTTTATATTGGAATCTTTGGAAAAAAAGGATATATTTTCTGA
- a CDS encoding PAS domain S-box protein, giving the protein MSSQKEFEVFFRNNPSMMTLSGLWERKYTDVNEAFLKVLGYERDEVLGRSASVLGLFQNRDLHHTIYETVVKQSCIYDIEVLLNHKNGKLIKAALSAEQFTIQALPHILTVITPLEMPLHNRFGLHTRSLPSYEIKPLIWNPNILGSMGDTEMAQRILQSFLKQIPERIHTLKTAMEKRDLASAQKEAQRIKAASFNVGAEALWQTVCGIEKKLLTNDANEAMEDLSFLENGYSSLMKIFETQISGFY; this is encoded by the coding sequence ATGTCCTCCCAGAAAGAGTTTGAAGTTTTTTTCCGCAACAATCCTTCCATGATGACCTTATCCGGACTTTGGGAAAGAAAATATACGGATGTAAATGAAGCCTTCCTGAAGGTTCTCGGTTATGAAAGAGATGAAGTTCTGGGAAGAAGCGCCAGTGTCCTTGGGCTATTTCAGAACAGGGATCTGCACCATACAATCTATGAGACAGTTGTAAAACAAAGCTGTATATATGATATAGAAGTGCTGCTTAATCATAAAAATGGCAAACTCATTAAGGCTGCACTTTCAGCAGAGCAGTTTACCATTCAGGCTCTCCCCCATATTCTGACAGTTATTACTCCCCTTGAAATGCCTTTGCATAACAGATTCGGCCTCCATACCAGAAGCCTGCCATCTTATGAAATTAAGCCACTGATCTGGAACCCCAACATTCTTGGAAGCATGGGAGATACGGAAATGGCGCAGCGTATTCTGCAGAGTTTTCTGAAACAGATTCCAGAACGCATCCATACGCTGAAAACGGCAATGGAAAAAAGGGATCTGGCATCTGCCCAAAAAGAGGCACAAAGGATCAAAGCCGCTTCCTTCAATGTGGGTGCAGAGGCCCTTTGGCAGACCGTCTGCGGTATAGAAAAAAAACTGCTCACCAATGATGCCAATGAGGCCATGGAAGATCTCAGCTTCCTTGAAAATGGTTATTCATCACTGATGAAAATTTTTGAGACTCAGATTTCAGGATTTTATTAA